Proteins from a single region of Candidatus Micrarchaeum acidiphilum ARMAN-2:
- a CDS encoding chromosome segregation and condensation protein ScpA, whose product MTFWATLMQSESEMLDIDAKKFNLEEFVKNATWRELLIHLVESNKLDPWDIDISAMVRTYLDLIKKIKIMNLAVPANMILAASILLKLKSNTIPLLEEEAPQEQDQEQEPGAPRQLPEVAQLVTRFRQQVPRKISLSELLDALDKSMKMEQEKATRISFNNRVIDFPIEKEDIDAKIAELYEVIKATADREGMLLFSSLSARYSDPQVLIMNAFVPLLYLAHDRKVTLMQEIFFGDIIITLINDQNAG is encoded by the coding sequence ATGACCTTCTGGGCGACCTTAATGCAGTCAGAATCAGAAATGTTAGACATAGACGCAAAGAAGTTTAACCTAGAGGAGTTCGTAAAGAATGCCACATGGCGCGAGCTTCTAATACATCTTGTCGAATCGAACAAGCTTGACCCTTGGGACATAGACATATCGGCCATGGTGCGCACGTATCTCGATCTGATTAAAAAAATAAAGATAATGAACCTTGCGGTGCCGGCAAACATGATACTTGCAGCTTCCATTCTGCTGAAGCTCAAAAGCAACACGATTCCGCTGCTTGAGGAAGAAGCCCCGCAGGAGCAGGACCAGGAGCAGGAACCTGGCGCGCCAAGGCAGCTTCCGGAAGTCGCCCAGCTCGTGACCAGATTCAGGCAGCAGGTTCCAAGAAAGATATCCCTATCGGAGCTGCTCGACGCACTGGACAAGTCGATGAAGATGGAGCAGGAGAAGGCAACGAGGATATCATTCAACAACCGCGTTATAGATTTCCCGATTGAAAAGGAAGACATAGACGCCAAAATAGCCGAGCTCTATGAAGTCATCAAGGCTACGGCCGACCGCGAGGGCATGCTGCTTTTTTCCAGCCTGTCTGCGCGCTATAGCGACCCGCAGGTCCTTATAATGAACGCCTTCGTGCCGCTGCTTTACCTCGCGCACGACAGGAAGGTGACTTTGATGCAGGAAATCTTCTTCGGAGACATAATTATAACCCTAATAAATGATCAGAATGCAGGATAA
- a CDS encoding NAD(P)H dehydrogenase (quinone), whose product MCMEKLKILGIAGSLRRHSYNKMLIAAAKELCPENAEFEIFDIEGLPVYNEDIEVEGMPERAKELREAIRSADALLISTPEYNRSVPGPLKNAIDWASRPPSDNVFNEKPVATMGASAGMFGTIVAQYHLREIFSFLNAHPLERPQIFVSRAKEKMTDGKLTDEETRKMIKELLENLVEWAIRTKRK is encoded by the coding sequence ATGTGCATGGAAAAGCTGAAAATACTCGGAATAGCAGGCAGTCTCAGAAGGCATTCATATAACAAGATGCTGATCGCAGCCGCGAAGGAGCTGTGCCCGGAAAATGCAGAGTTCGAAATATTCGACATAGAGGGGCTGCCGGTTTACAACGAAGACATCGAAGTGGAAGGCATGCCTGAAAGGGCAAAGGAGCTCAGGGAGGCTATAAGATCCGCGGACGCATTGCTCATATCAACTCCGGAATACAACAGGTCAGTACCGGGCCCGCTCAAGAACGCAATAGATTGGGCATCGAGGCCGCCTTCAGACAACGTATTCAACGAGAAGCCCGTGGCAACCATGGGCGCATCCGCAGGGATGTTCGGCACGATAGTGGCGCAGTACCATCTAAGGGAAATATTCTCGTTCCTTAACGCACATCCCCTGGAGCGGCCTCAGATATTCGTGTCAAGAGCCAAGGAGAAGATGACCGACGGAAAGCTTACAGACGAGGAAACGCGCAAAATGATAAAGGAGCTGCTCGAGAATCTTGTTGAATGGGCAATAAGGACGAAGCGCAAATGA